The following proteins are encoded in a genomic region of Ictalurus punctatus breed USDA103 chromosome 15, Coco_2.0, whole genome shotgun sequence:
- the rnd1b gene encoding rho family GTPase 1b gives MKERRNAQPLVIRCKLVLVGDVQCGKTAMLQVLAKDCYPETYVPTVFENYTACLELEDQRVELSLWDTSGSPYYDNVRPLCYSDSDAVLLCFDISRPDTVDSGLKKWKTEIMDFCPNTRILLVGCKTDLRTDVCTLMELSNQKQTPITQEQGSAMAKQLGAEAYLECSAFTSEKSIHSIFRTAALACINKLQPLAKSSPNRRLSKRLLHLPSRSELLSSTFKKEKAKSCSVM, from the exons ATGAAGGAGAGGAGAAACGCACAGCCACTGGTGATTAGATGTAAGCTGGTTCTGGTTGGTGACGTGCAATGCGGGAAAACAGCTATGCTGCAGGTCCTGGCAAAAGACTGCTATCCAGAG ACGTATGTGCCCACTGTGTTTGAGAACTACACAGCATGCCTGGAGCTTGAAGATCAGCGTGTGGAATTGAGTTTGTGGGACACATCAG GTTCTCCTTACTATGACAATGTGAGGCCACTTTGTTACAGCGACTCTGATGCCGTGCTCCTGTGCTTTGACATCAGCCGTCCAGACACTGTCGACAGTGGACTCAAGAAG tGGAAGACAGAGATCATGGACTTCTGCCCCAACACCCGCATTCTACTTGTCGGCTGCAAAACGGACCTGCGCACGGATGTGTGTACACTGATGGAACTCTCCAATCAGAAACAAACACCCATTACCCAAGAGCAG GGTTCAGCCATGGCCAAGCAACTGGGGGCTGAGGCTTACCTAGAGTGCTCAGCCTTCACGTCAGAAAAGAGCATCCACAGCATTTTCCGCACTGCAGCTCTGGCCTGCATCAACAAGCTTCAGCCGCTGGCCAAGTCTAGCCCCAATCGGCGCCTCTCTAAACGGCTCCTCCACCTGCCCAGCCGCTCTGAGCTGCTCTCTTCCACCTTCAAGAAGGAGAAGGCCAAGAGCTGCTCAGTCATGTGA